Part of the Aureitalea marina genome, TTCTGGCTATAGGATATAGAAGATCAGACCCAGTTTTAGGGCCTGGAAATTGACCTCTTGTCCATCTTCCGTCCTTCCGTCCGGGAAGAATGGATTAAGCCCGTAATAGCCGTAGAAGTTAAAGGTGCTATACCCCATACTGAGCGTCACACCCATACGGAACTTTTCAAATTCTGGTATCTCTGTGGTCGTTATGGTGTTTCCGGATTCCTTTAATTTTGACTTGTGGTAATAGGAATATCCAAATCGGACACCGCCGTAGATCCTCCAGAACTTATTATATGCTGAGGTAGAGGTTCGCCAACGAAATTCAATGGGGAGTTCGATGGTGTAAACAGCCAGACGATTAGAATTAAAATCCCGATCGTCGTCCAACACTTCGAATAAGGTGCTGTTATTATTACGCTTCTGGATAAAGAGGTTTTGGCCGTACTGATCGAAGGATATTCCCGCTCCCACGGCTATGGCAATATTGCGTTGAGCATTGACGGGCATATCGCGGAGAAAACCCGCGAAAACACCCCCTGATACCCCCCGTATACTTACTCCGTTGGGTACGTTAAGGGGAACATTGTAGCTGATCCCTACATAGAACTGATCTTCCCGATACCGATCGTCTATTGGCAGACTATCCGTGGGTTGGGTTTGTTGTTCGGTCTGACTGAAGGCTGGGAAAATGACGACCAAGCTAAACAACACAAAGAGAAGCGAAATCCGAAAGAGGTTGATCATGGTCTAAAGTTGATTAACAAATTTAGTTTTTTTTTCACGCCAGCAACAGGTCGCCCTTTCGTTTCGTCTGTAAATAAAAAAAGCCCCGGAAAAATCCGGGGCTTTTGTGCTCTTTAAACCAAAATATCAATTATCCAGCTGATTTCCTGGAGTCGTGATATAAATAATCTTTGTCATATTCAAATCCCTCAATTCCTGTTTGATATCCGATACCAAACCTGTATTGGTTTCCTCATCTACTTTCAATGCAACCATCACTTTGTCCTGCAATTCTGGACGAAGCTTTGCACGGAGTTCGTTAAGGGCGAATTTGATGTTGGAGATATCCGTATACTTATCTCCGATCTGGATCTTACCTTCTGTACCGTACGTTTCTTGATACTGCGGACCAGGTTTCCCGGCATAAATAAAGATCGAACGATCCTTCTTTAGCTTCTCAACCTGATCTCCTTTTGGTAGTTTCTGCTGCACCAGCAAATTGCTGTCTCGCAAAACGGTTACTACCATAAAGAAGAATAACAACATAAAAACGATATCAGGCAAAGACGCCGTCGATATGGCTGGAAGATCTCCTCCCTGTTTCTTCTTAAACTTAGACATGTGCTATGTTGTTAAATTATTGTCCTCTTTTCTTAGGCTCAGCTTCAGAAAGCTTGAGCGGTATCATCTTCTGGATGTTTTGTAATTTCTCCTCAGTGGCTTCAATATCACCATTGAAGTTACCCTCATCTATGGATTTCTTGACATCTGTGAACTTCCAGCCGTATAATCGCTGTGATTCTCTGTCACGAAGGAAATTATAGGCCGCCACTAGTTCATTCTGAACGGCGATATACATCTTGTAAGACGTCAAACGGTCATTCTGAACAGAAATAACTGCCTTTTCAGGGTTATCAGAAGATTCTGCAGAACGCAAGCCCTTACAATAATTGCAGTACTCCGGAGTCCCGGCCGGGGCACCTCCATTATCGATAAAGTCGATAGCAGCTTGCCGCAGATCTTTAAGTTCCATCAGCTCCTCTTCTACGAGTAACTGATCATCCTTGTTGACGTTCACAATAAAGAGGTTCTTGTCTTTAATGATGACGTCATCTTCGATGTCTTCTTGCTTAGGAGGCAACTGTCGGGCGATACCCTTGTCCTTCTCGATGGTCGTTGTGACCAGGAAAAAGATCAGGAGCAGGAAGGCGATATCCGCCATGGACCCGGCATTAACCTCTGGTGTTG contains:
- a CDS encoding porin family protein produces the protein MINLFRISLLFVLFSLVVIFPAFSQTEQQTQPTDSLPIDDRYREDQFYVGISYNVPLNVPNGVSIRGVSGGVFAGFLRDMPVNAQRNIAIAVGAGISFDQYGQNLFIQKRNNNSTLFEVLDDDRDFNSNRLAVYTIELPIEFRWRTSTSAYNKFWRIYGGVRFGYSYYHKSKLKESGNTITTTEIPEFEKFRMGVTLSMGYSTFNFYGYYGLNPFFPDGRTEDGQEVNFQALKLGLIFYIL
- a CDS encoding ExbD/TolR family protein, with the protein product MSKFKKKQGGDLPAISTASLPDIVFMLLFFFMVVTVLRDSNLLVQQKLPKGDQVEKLKKDRSIFIYAGKPGPQYQETYGTEGKIQIGDKYTDISNIKFALNELRAKLRPELQDKVMVALKVDEETNTGLVSDIKQELRDLNMTKIIYITTPGNQLDN
- a CDS encoding ExbD/TolR family protein, which translates into the protein MARRATPEVNAGSMADIAFLLLIFFLVTTTIEKDKGIARQLPPKQEDIEDDVIIKDKNLFIVNVNKDDQLLVEEELMELKDLRQAAIDFIDNGGAPAGTPEYCNYCKGLRSAESSDNPEKAVISVQNDRLTSYKMYIAVQNELVAAYNFLRDRESQRLYGWKFTDVKKSIDEGNFNGDIEATEEKLQNIQKMIPLKLSEAEPKKRGQ